A single Muntiacus reevesi chromosome 9, mMunRee1.1, whole genome shotgun sequence DNA region contains:
- the LOC136175359 gene encoding olfactory receptor 4P4-like, with the protein MEHQRNISEFILLGLSHDQNIQTFCSVLFLFCYVILLVGNLLILVSIPGSPLFNQPMYYFLSHLSFIDICYTSSVTPKLIGDLLGGKKNISYDNCMFQIFAMHFFGSIEVFILTAMAFDRYIAICKPLHYMIIMNRTKCNLLVLATWAGGAVHSFPQLSMIIQLPFCGSNEIGHYFCDIFPMLKIACADTYITGVLLVANSGMVALVTFVVLFVSYVIILFTLRNHSAEGRRKALSTCGSHITVVLLFFGPSIFGYLRPPTTYPEDKVLALFYTVIAPVFNPLIYTLRNTEMKNAMRKVWCQRLLSKKAYD; encoded by the coding sequence ATGGAACACCAGAGAAACATCTCAGAATTCATCCTTTTGGGACTTTCTCATGACCAGAACATACAAACATTTTGCTCTGTGCTCTTTTTATTCTGCTATGTGATCCTGTTGGTAGGGAATCTTCTGATCCTTGTGTCCATTCCAGGCAGTCCTCTTTTTAACCAACCAATGTACTATTTCCTCAGTCACTTATCATTCATAGACATTTGCTATACCTCTAGTGTTACACCCAAACTAATTGGTGATctgctagggggaaaaaaaaacatttcttacGATAATTGCATGTTCCAGATTTTTGCAATGCATTTTTTTGGCAGTATCGAGGTCTTCATTCTTACTGCCATGGCTTTTGATCGCTACATTGCCATTTGTAAACCTCTCCACTATATGATTATCATGAACAGGACAAAATGCAATCTTCTAGTCTTGGCTACTTGGGCTGGTGGGGCTGTCCATTCTTTTCCTCAATTATCTATGATAATCCAGTTGCCTTTTTGTGGTTCTAATGAAATTGGTCACTATTTTTGTGATATTTTCCCTATGCTTAAAATTGCTTGTGCTGACACCTACATCACTGGTGTCCTTCTGGTTGCCAATTCAGGAATGGTTGCCTTAGTTACTTTTGTTGTCCTATTTGTTTCTTATGTCATCATACTATTCACTTTAAGAAATCACTCAGCTGAGGGAAGACgcaaagccctctccacctgtgggTCTCATATCACAGTAGTCCTCTTATTTTTTGGACCTTCGATCTTTGGTTACCTTAGACCTCCTACTACTTACCCTGAGGACAAGGTACTTGCACTATTTTACACTGTCATCGCCCCTGTGTTCAATCCTTTAATCTATACACTGAGAAATACTGAGATGAAAAACGCCATGAGGAAAGTTTGGTGTCAAAGGTTACTTTCAAAGAAAGCATACGATTAG
- the LOC136175360 gene encoding olfactory receptor 4P4-like: MENQRNVSEFIFVGLSSDQNIQMFCFVFFLFCYVALLVGNLLILVSIRCSVLFHQPMYYFLSHLSSMDICYTSSVTPTLLSDLLLGRKTISYGNCMLQVFTMHFFGIIEVFVLVTVMAFDRCVAICKPLHYTIIMNRTRCNLLVVAAWAGGAVHAFSQFSMIVSLPFCGPNEIDQYYCDIFPLLKVACTDTYIVGVLVVANSGMVALVTFVLLFGSYVIILFNLRNHSAEGRRKALSTCGSHITVVVLFFGPSVFAYLRPPTTFPEDKIFSLFYTIIAPMFNPLIYTLRNTEMKKAIRKVCCQKIFSEGKHN, from the coding sequence ATGGAAAATCAGAGGAATGTATCGGAATTCATTTTTGTGGGGCTTTCCTCTGACCAGAATATACAGATGTTTTGCTTTGTGTTCTTCTTATTCTGTTATgttgccctgttggtgggaaacCTTCTGATCCTAGTCTCCATCCGATGCAGTGTCCTTTTTCACCAACCGATGTACTACTTCCTCAGCCACTTATCCTCCATGGACATCTGCTATACCTCTTCTGTGACGCCCACACTGCTCAGTGAcctgctcctgggaaggaaaacCATCTCTTACGGCAACTGCATGCTGCAGGTCTTCACCATGCACTTTTTTGGCATCATCGAGGTCTTTGTCCTTGTTACAGTCATGGCCTTTGACCGCTGTgttgccatctgcaagcctctccACTACACGATTATCATGAACAGGACAAGGTGCAACCTCCTCGTCGTGGCTGCTTGGGCTGGTGGGGCCGTCCATGCCTTTTCTCAGTTCTCTATGATAGTCAGtttgcccttctgtggccccaatgaaaTTGACCAATACTATTGTgacatttttcctttgttgaaaGTTGCCTGTACTGATACCTACATCGTTGGTGTCCTTGTGGTTGCCAATTCAGGGATGGTTGCCTTAGTAACCTTTGTTCTCTTGTTTGGGTCCTATGTCATTATATTATTCAACTTAAGAAACCACTCAGCTGAAGGAAGGCGCAAAGCCCTCTCTACCTGTGGGTctcacatcactgtggttgtctTATTTTTTGGTCCTTCAGTCTTTGCCTACCTCAGACCCCCTACCACTTTCCCTGAggacaaaatattttctctcttttataccaTCATTGCTCCTATGTTCAATCCCTTAATCTACACTCTGAGAAACACAGAGATGAAAAAGGCTATTAGAAAAGTTTGTTGtcaaaagatattttcagaaggaaaacaTAATTGA